One genomic segment of Choristoneura fumiferana chromosome Z, NRCan_CFum_1, whole genome shotgun sequence includes these proteins:
- the LOC141426955 gene encoding bromodomain-containing protein 3-like isoform X3, with translation MQQAVDPLATTSTPTVESINGAPPDEPTRRQGRMTNQLQFLQKNVMKAIWKHQFAWPFHQPVDAKELNLPDYHKIIKKPMDLGTIKKRLESNYYYSAQECIQDFNTMFTNCYVYNKPGEDVVVMAQTLEKLFLNRIAQMDKEEKEMETPSKGGKGGVKKRVPGGSSGGGSAGGSGGSGGGGARGAAVKTMPAPPHPALVGSTNTTTTPTLALSAPQAAAPATHTGLPQQVATQQSSFHVPQAAATPVSTISSVALSQTQPAKVKKGVKRKADTTTPMGSSFEGGYTTPTIEQQSGAKPAKISTRRESGRQKKAGRSGDEGFKMGALSPGAGGPGASHHAALTPQLAKGKEKLSDALKSCNEILKELFSKKHSGYAWPFYKPVDAELLGLHDYFDIIKKPMDLGTVKQKMDNRAYKSAAEFAADVRLIFTNCYKYNPPDHDVVAMARKLQDVFEMRYAKIPDEPVHVGAPHMDKSSASSSESGSESESESDDSEEERNNKVKLLEKELLALQEKMRKLVEESNTKKKAKKKVKDKSKKQVVNSAMPKANAAAAYSAKANNIGENIATGARGKGASKRGGAGGAKGGARASAAGKKKGAAPSAAPAAHAPPHADSDDEDVAKPMSYDEKRQLSLDINKLPGDKLGKVVHIIQSREPSLRDSNPDEIEIDFETLKPSTLRELESYVASCLRKKTRKPHYRKVSGKSKDEQMAEKKQELEKRLQDVSGQLGTTKKQQVKKEGSKEALAGGGGGGMSSSSSSSDSSNSSSSTDTSSSDTSDSEAGTGPRRSPKKKAKKTHHPTPPTKLVPPVTTAGSVVVAPASAGASEPEIKPVPDVKPAPEAKPAPPADLKEPAAPPARTAPPAPAPAVTAAPDSSHSSHSSHAAHAAHATHAPPARDVPELKQPPKIEPRNGLDKADTSHYIDPIERTLASLERTLKADVPMDTSASAAESSMRLDSFPMTKPQLMADSAHQNLMSHLGGHTDMSHVPDHIKAEMYPPHNGFLEKSLPHEREMLRPELSLGMGGLGAPAATSIFDPVPPAPLSVIAQAHHHLPIAPHLAPPHKKDDVKPLLTPKPIEDLIGLPTMVSNNMERNKYEMEKKMEESKNNFAHAFKPKQEQNLKNASSWSSLAQAGSPQSIPNVSSNNQIKQKPVMDSFQEFKKQAREKMNRQRALIEQQELRKKEQAERERQRQETERRHPDEDKLRAMAGVRKAESGEVTSPSVSPVARASPPAAAAAAAAGAASAGDKPAASERERLRQREQERRRREAMAGQIDMNMQSDLMAAFEESL, from the exons ATGCAGCAGGCTGTGGACCCACTCGCGACCACGAGTACG CCAACGGTGGAATCAATCAATGGGGCTCCACCCGATGAGCCGACGCGGAGGCAAGGTCGAATGACTAATCAGTTGCAGTTTCTTCAGAAGAATGTTATGAAAGCAATATGGAAACACCAATTTGCTTGGCCGTTTCATCAACCCGTGGACGCCAAAGAGTTAAACCTCCCA GATTACCACAAAATCATCAAGAAGCCTATGGATCTTGGCACAATCAAAAAGCGCCTCGAATCCAATTATTACTATTCGGCACAAGAATGCATCCAGGATTTCAATACTATGTTTACCAATTGCTATGTCTACAATAAACCTGGCGAGGATGTTGTAGTCATGGCGCAGACGTTGGAAAAACTCTTTCTAAACCGG ATAGCTCAGATGGACAAGGAGGAGAAAGAAATGGAAACTCCTTCGAAGGGCGGTAAAGGCGGTGTGAAAAAGCGAGTGCCGGGCGGGagcagcggcggcggcagcgcgggAGGCAGCGGCGGCAGTGGAGGCgggggcgcgcgcggcgccgccgtCAAGACCATGCCGGCGCCGCCGCACCCCGCGCTCGTGGGGTCCACTAACACGACCACCACGCCGACGCTCGCCCTCTCCGCGCCACAGGCCGCCGCGCCCGCTACGCACACCGGCCTACCGCAACAG GTGGCCACTCAGCAGTCCAGTTTCCACGTGCCCCAGGCTGCTGCTACGCCAGTTTCCACCATATCGTCGGTCGCCCTCTCGCAGACTCAGCCGGCTAAG GTCAAAAAAGGCGTTAAGAGAAAGGCTGACACCACGACTCCTATGGGTAGTTCCTTTGAAGGTGGATACACAACTCCAACCATTGAACAGCAGAGTGGTGCTAAACCGGCTAAGATATCCACCCGGAGAGAGAGTGGTCGTCAGAAGaag GCCGGCCGCAGTGGCGACGAGGGCTTCAAGATGGGCGCGCTGTCGCCGGGCGCCGGCGGCCCGGGCGCCTCCCACCACGCCGCGCTCACCCCGCAGCTCGCCAAGGGCAAAGAGAAATTATCCGATGCACTCAAAAGTTGCAACGAAATTTTGAAAGAACTGTTTTCTAAAAAGCATTCG GGCTATGCCTGGCCGTTTTACAAACCTGTGGATGCTGAATTGCTTGGACTCCATGATTACTTTGACATTATCAAGAAGCCTATGGATCTCGGGACCGTGAAACAAAAGATGGACAACAGGGCGTATAAATCAGCTGCTGAATTCGCTGCTGATGTACGCTTAATATTCACAAACTGCTACAAGTACAACCCGCCAGATCACGATGTAGTTGCGATGGCGAGAAAGCTGCAGGATGTTTTCGAAATGAG GTACGCCAAAATACCCGATGAGCCAGTTCACGTTGGGGCCCCTCATATGGACAAAAGCTCCGCCTCCAGCTCCGAATCGGGATCTGAGTCCGAATCTGAGTCAGACGATTCTGAAGAGGAAAGGAACAACAAAGTAAAACTCCTCGAAAAAGAGCTGCTTGCGCTGCAAGAGAAAATGAGAAAACTAGTGGAAGAGTCCAACACCAAGAAGAAGGCAAAAAAGAAGGTCAAGGACAAGTCAAAGAAACAAGTTGTGAATAGCGCCATGCCAAAGGCGAACGCAGCAGCGGCGTACAGCGCCAAAGCTAATAATATTGGAGAAaatatag CGACTGGCGCTCGCGGTAAGGGCGCCAGTAAGCGCGGAGGCGCGGGCGGCGCCaagggcggcgcgcgcgcgtctGCTGCCGGCAAGAAGAAGGGCGCCGCGCcgagcgccgcgcccgccgcgcacGCGCCTCCGCATGCCGACAGCGACGACGAGGACGTTGCTAAGCCCATGTCGTACGACGAGAAGCGACAGCTCTCGCTAGACATCAACAAACTACCGG GCGACAAACTCGGGAAAGTGGTGCACATAATCCAGAGCAGAGAGCCGTCCCTGCGCGACTCCAACCCAGACGAAATAGAAATAGATTTCGAGACCCTCAAGCCATCTACACTTCGAGAACTGGAAAGCTATGTGGCGTCATGTCTTCGAAAAAAGACACGTAAGCCGCATT ATCGTAAAGTTTCTGGTAAATCCAAAGATGAACAAATGGCAGAGAAAAAGCAGGAGCTGGAAAAGCGACTGCAAGACGTGTCGGGACAATTAGGAacaactaaaaaacaacaagtgAAAAAAG AAGGGTCGAAGGAGGCCctggccggcggcggcggcggcggcatgTCCTCGTCGTCCAGCTCTTCCGACTCGTCCAATTCTTCGTCCAGTACCGACACAAGCTCCTCCGACACCAGCGACAGCGAAGCAG GAACCGGCCCGCGACGGTCGCCCAAAAAGAAGGCCAAGAAGACGCACCACCCGACGCCGCCAACG AAACTCGTTCCGCCTGTCACGACGGCTGGCAGCGTCGTGGTCGCGCCGGCGAGCGCGGGCGCCAGCGAACCTGAGATCAAGCCGGTGCCGGACGTGAAGCCGGCCCCGGAGGCGAAGCCGGCGCCGCCCGCCGATCTCAAGGAGCCCGCCGCGCCACCCGCGCGGACCGCGCCGCCTGCCCCCGCGCCCGCTGTCACCGCCGCGCCCGACTCGTCGCACTCTTCCCACTCGTCGCACGCCGCTCATGCGGCCCACGCGACccacgcgccgcccgcgcgTGATGTGCCCGAGCTGAAGCAGCCCCCCAAGATTGAGCCTCGCAACGGGCTCGACAAGGCCGACACCTCGCACTACATCGACCCGATCGAGCGCACGCTCGCCAGCCTCGAGCGCACTCTCAAAGCCGACGTGCCGATGGACACCAGCGCCAGCGCCGCCGAGTCCTCCATGCGATTGGACAGCTTCCCCATGACCAAGCCGCAACTGATGGCCGACTCCGCGCACCAGAACCTGATGTCGCACCTCGGCGGCCACACTGATATGTCGCACGTGCCTGATCACATTAAGGCTGAAATGTATCCGCCGCACAACGGATTCCTCGAGAAGAGTCTGCCGCACGAGCGCGAGATGCTGCGCCCCGAGCTGAGCCTGGGTATGGGCGGGCTGGGCGCTCCGGCCGCCACGTCCATCTTCGACCCGgtgccgcccgcgccgctctcCGTCATCGCGCAGGCGCACCACCACCTCCCCATCGCGCCGCACCTCGCGCCACCCCACAAGAAGGATGACGTCAAACCCCTCCTCACCCCTAAACCCATCGAGGATCTAATCGGTCTTCCGACTATGGTCTCTAACAATATGGAAAGAAACAAATACGAAATGGAAAAGAAGATGGaagaatcaaaaaataatttcgcCCACGCATTCAAGCCCAAACAGGAACAGAATTTGAAGAATGCAAGCTCGTGGTCGTCTTTGGCACAAGCTGGCAGTCCACAAAGCATTCCCAATGTCAGCTCCAACAACCAAATCAAGCAGAAACCTGTAATGGACAGTTTCCAA GAATTTAAGAAGCAAGCGAGAGAGAAAATGAATCGTCAGAGGGCTCTAATTGAGCAACAGGAGCTTCGAAAAAAAGAGCAGGCCGAACGTGAGAGACAGCGGCAAGAGACAGAGAGGAGACATCCTGACGAAGACAAATTGAG GGCAATGGCTGGAGTCCGTAAGGCGGAGTCCGGCGAGGTGACTTCGCCGTCGGTGTCGCCGGTGGCGCGCGCGTCCCCGCccgccgccgcggccgccgccgccgccggggCCGCCTCCGCCGGGGACAAGCCCGCTGCCTCCGAGCGCGAGCGTCTGCGCCAGAGGGAGCAGGAGCGACGTCGTCGTGAAGCT atgGCTGGTCAGATTGACATGAATATGCAGAGTGATTTAATGGCCGCGTTTGAAGAATCTTTGTAA